AGCGCCCTTCCCCCGCTCCCCCCCATAGGGAAGGGAGGTCTTTCCCTTAGCCCTGCTCCCCGCTCCATTCAGAGAAGAAGATTGGAGGGTGAATGAGCAAATTTCTACCTCCGTTTTTTCTAAATGTTAGAGAGACTAGTTGGGCGTCTTTTTCTTTGTTCCCGTAGGCGATATATATGTGTTGAGGTTCTAAATTATTCTTTTCTAAGATTATTAATACGTCTGAAAGAATGTAAGGATGAATTATAAAACAGCCTAAACCTTTGTTTTTTAAAAGGAATTTTGAAGCATAGATAAAATCTACTAATACTTTTAAGTCTTCAGCTGATCTGGCGATTTTTCTATCGCTGATTTGACTTTTTAATCCATC
The DNA window shown above is from Petrotoga sibirica DSM 13575 and carries:
- a CDS encoding tRNA1(Val) (adenine(37)-N6)-methyltransferase, whose translation is SLVIGKMLTNSKIIGIEIQKDLYEFSLQNKEINEINNVEFLNLEVNNVKNHFDTESVDYIISNPPHYFDGLKSQISDRKIARSAEDLKVLVDFIYASKFLLKNKGLGCFIIHPYILSDVLIILEKNNLEPQHIYIAYGNKEKDAQLVSLTFRKNGGRNLLIHPPIFFSEWSGEQG